The genome window ATGGAAACGGTCATAGGAGTCGTAGACGTCCAAGTATTTTTTTGCAACCATGAATATGCGCCCTTATATCCTGCCGATTACTTTAACATACTGTTAAGGGGGCCCGCCCGAAGCGGAGGAAAAACAACTTAGCAGCCCGGGCAGGCATATGTGCCAGATTTGGCAATTATATAAAAATGTTTCCAGGCACGGGGCCTGTAAGATGTTTAGGTTCGAAATCAGTGCTTTATATCGAGTCCGAAGTCCCTGAGTGCCTTGACGGCGCCGTCGTACACCTGGAGGTACTCGGCGGTCGGTCTGACCGTAAGTACGTCGTAGCACTCCTGGAAGGTCTTTCCGGCGGGTGCACTGGTGTATTTGGCCTCGTATGTGGGCACGATCTTGGCGAGGATCTCATTGAGGTCCGAGACCTTCATGCCGGCGGCCGCTCTCGCTGCCTCTCCCATGATCCTGGCTTCCATTCCGGTGGTCTTGTCCTGGACGACACCTTTTGCGGCGGCGGATCCGGACAGGAGCTCCCTACCGGAGCCGGTATCGGAGATCGCCTGTGCGGCGGTCTCGATCAGGCACATCTCCGTGCATGGTCCGGCCATAGGATAGTACTGGTTAGCCAGGAGCAGGTCGGTGTTGGCATCGATTGCTGCTGCTGCGTGGGCTGCGATCTGCAGGGTCTCTTTCGAGGTCGTGGTTCCCCATCTGATATGGATGGGTCCGTCCAGGTGGAAGTTTCCGCTGAACAGTGCGAACGATGCAAGTGTGGTCGCAACGTCGCATATCGCGGTCTCTTCGATCCCGCCGCAGTATCCGCCGAAGATCGGCATCTGCTCGACCATTATGGTGTCGCCTTCGGTGGTCCATCCGGCCAGCATGTTTAGGCCGCACATGTCCATCTTAAGCTCGTTGAGTTGCGAGCACTCGTGCGCGTCGGTTATCCTGTGGCCGGCATTGGTCATGTCGGCTGCGAGGCGTCCTGCCTCGGACAACGGGGTCTCGGGTCCCTAGACACCTAGTCCGGGCCTTCCGGCCCTGATGCGTGCCTCTTTCGTGGCACGGAGCTCCGCCATGGTTGCACGAATTTCATACGGGGTGTTGGTCTTGGCCTTCTTGCCCTCGATGGATGTGTATACACCATTGACGAGATTGTCGATGATTCCTTCCTGGGCGTATGACTGCATGACCTGTACGAACACTTCCTCCGATATGGGGGATCCGGTGGGACCTCCCTGGATGATGGGCTTTACAGGGCTGTTGCCGTGCCTGGGGTAGAACCTTGCGATGTCCCTCCCCTCTCCGAGGATCAGTTTGGTGGGAGTCTTCTTAATGCCTTCCCAGACTTCCTCTTCGGTAACTTTCATGACACGTCCGAGGTCCTGGCAATAGTAGCCTGTGTCCACGAGCATCTCGAGTCCCGCGTAGAACAGATTGTTCATCGTCTCCTTGTCCTCAGGGATGGTCTCCTTGCCGAAGTTGAGCTTGTACTTGTTCTTCAGCTTGGTCGCATTCTGAGGGATGACGGTGTAGTCCCACTCGGATTCGGGCACCTTCTTGCCTTTGATGAACCTGTCGTAAACGTCGCAGACTGTCAGAGGTCTTGTCGCTGCCATTCAAATCACTCCACGAGGGAGGCGACAAGGCCTATGATCTCGTTTGCGGTCTCGGAATATCCATCGGCGTGTATCTCTTGGGCCCACTCCCTGCTGCAGGGAGCGCCTCCGACCACGCACTTGTAGGGACCTTCGACCTCTTTGATCGCGTCGACGAGCTCCTTCTGGATCTCGAGGGTCGTGGTCATGAGCGCCGAAGCGCCGATGACCTGCGCCTCGTTCTCATCGGCCGCGTCCAGGAAAGCCTGGGGAGATACATCGCATCCGGCATCGATTACATTGTATCCCGCTCCCTGGAGCATTGCGACACAAACGTTCTTTCCGATCTCATGGATGTCTCCTTCAACGGTTCCCATGACGACTGTGCCTTTGAGCGATCCCTCGCCCTTGGAAATCAAGGGGAGGAGTATCTCGAGTGCGGCGGTCATCGTCTTGGATGCCGCGACGACCTGAGGCAGGTATATTTCTGCCTTGTCGAAGCGTGCACCGATCTGCTCCATGCCCTTTCCGAGCCCGTCGCCGATTATCTCGGCGATCGTCAGTCCGGCAGCAAGGGCCTCTTTCGTGGCGTCCTTTGCCTTCTGGGGGTTCCAGGTTTCAACCGATTTCTTCAAATCTTCCAATATTATTTTTTTGTCCGCCATTATTAAGCACCTTTTGCGAATGCCGCGTCTGCCTTCTTAACTACCTTTTCCATCTCTTTGAGCTTGTCTTCGGGTATCTGGATGACGACGTGGTTCTTCAGGACGTCCTCGACGACCTCGTGAGCGACGGTAGCGAGGTCTTTCTTGCCCGCCTTCTCCCAGTCGCCGAGCATGTCACGGTTGATGACCATGGGGTCGGAGGGGAGATCGATGTTTTCCATGGTGGAGGGGTGACCTATGAAGT of Methanomassiliicoccaceae archaeon contains these proteins:
- a CDS encoding cobalamin-dependent protein (Presence of a B(12) (cobalamin)-binding domain implies dependence on cobalamin itself, in one of its several forms, or in some unusual lineages, dependence on a cobalamin-like analog.), producing the protein MADKKIILEDLKKSVETWNPQKAKDATKEALAAGLTIAEIIGDGLGKGMEQIGARFDKAEIYLPQVVAASKTMTAALEILLPLISKGEGSLKGTVVMGTVEGDIHEIGKNVCVAMLQGAGYNVIDAGCDVSPQAFLDAADENEAQVIGASALMTTTLEIQKELVDAIKEVEGPYKCVVGGAPCSREWAQEIHADGYSETANEIIGLVASLVE